One segment of Peromyscus leucopus breed LL Stock chromosome 5, UCI_PerLeu_2.1, whole genome shotgun sequence DNA contains the following:
- the H1-2 gene encoding histone H1.2: MSETAPAAPAAAPPAEKAPAKKKAAKKPAGARRKASGPPVSELITKAVAASKERSGVSLAALKKALAAAGYDVEKNNSRIKLGLKSLVSKGTLVQTKGTGASGSFKLNKKAASGEAKPKAKKAGAAKAKKPAGAAKKPKKATGAATPKKAAKKTPKKAKKPAAAAVTKKVAKSPKKAKVAKPKKVKSASKAVKPKAAKPKVAKPKKVAAKKK; encoded by the coding sequence ATGTCGGAGACCGCTCctgccgcccccgccgccgctcCCCCTGCGGAGAAGGCGCCGGCGAAGAAGAAGGCTGCCAAGAAGCCGGCCGGGGCTCGCCGCAAGGCGTCCGGACCCCCGGTGTCCGAGCTCATCACCAAGGCTGTGGCCGCCTCCAAGGAGCGCAGCGGCGTGTCCCTGGCCGCGCTCAAGAAGGCGCTGGCGGCCGCCGGCTACGATGTGGAGAAGAACAACAGCCGCATCAAGCTGGGGCTCAAGAGCCTGGTGAGCAAGGGCACCCTGGTGCAGACCAAGGGCACCGGCGCCTCCGGCTCCTTCAAGCTCAACAAGAAGGCGGCTTCCGGCGAGGCCAAGCCCAAAGCCAAGAAGGCAGGCGCGGCCAAGGCGAAGAAGCCCGCGGGCGCAGCCAAGAAGCCCAAGAAGGCGACTGGGGCCGCCACACCCAAGAAAGCCGCCAAGAAGACCCCGAAGAAGGCGAAGAAGCCTGCAGCGGCTGCTGTGACCAAGAAAGTGGCCAAGAGTCCAAAGAAGGCTAAGGTTGCCAAGCCCAAGAAGGTCAAGAGCGCGTCTAAGGCCGTGAAACCGAAGGCTGCCAAGCCCAAGGTTGCTAAGCCCAAGAAGGTTGCGGCCAAGAAGAAGTAG